A section of the Drosophila subobscura isolate 14011-0131.10 chromosome A, UCBerk_Dsub_1.0, whole genome shotgun sequence genome encodes:
- the LOC117902550 gene encoding glutaredoxin-related protein 5, mitochondrial: MNRICQTLLRQSYARAPLAGNHVAATAARSMRWYSADATPPASAADVVDKSTLEKLVRTNKVVVFMKGNPQAPRCGFSNAVVQIMRMHGVQYDAHDVLQNEALRQGVKEYTDWPTIPQVFIDGEFVGGCDILMQLHQSGDLIEELKKVGIISELLKAEEAKQEPNAEEKKK; encoded by the exons atgaaCAGAATTTGCCAAACATTGTTGCGTCAGAGCTACGCGCGTGCCCCACTAGCCGGCAACCATGTGGCGGCCACAGCAGCACGTTCCATGCGCTGGTACAGCGCCGATGCCACCCCACCGGCATCCGCGGCCGATGTTGTGGACAAATCCACGCTCGAGAAGCTGGTGCGCACCAACAAGGTGGTCGTCTTCATGAAGGGCAATCCACAGGCACCACGCTGCGGCTTCAGCAACGCCGTTGTGCAGATCATGCGTATGCATGGCGTACAATACGACGCCCACGATGTCCTCCAGAACGAGGCCCTGCGTCAAG GCGTCAAGGAGTACACTGACTGGCCCACCATCCCCCAGGTGTTCATCGATGGCGAGTTCGTTGGCGGCTGTGACATTTTGATGCAATTGCATCAAAGCGGAGATCTGATTGAGGAGCTGAAGAAGGTCGGCATTATCTCCGAGCTTCTGAAGGCAGAGGAGGCCAAGCAGGAGCCCAATGcggaggaaaagaaaaagtag
- the LOC117903599 gene encoding glucose dehydrogenase [FAD, quinone]: MKRDLRLMVFNSGAAVPQDLATYDFIVVGAGAAGCTVAARLSENPGWKVALLEAGGVENIGHLTPVLAGYLQQTASNWGYRSVPQRLSCQAMNNQECALPRGKVLGGTSSINYMIYNRGNRRDFDGWAAAGNPGWSYDEVLPYFLRSESAQLQGLEQSPYHNRSGPLSVEYVRFRTQLVDAFVAASVEAGLPRTDYNGESQLGVSYVQATTRNGRRHSAYAAYIKPVRDYRKSNLHIFIFSQATRLLIDAETRSAYGVEFRHKDRVYTFKARKEVILSAGAFNSPQLLMLSGIGPADNLKAIGVPLVQALPVGKRLYDHMCHFGPTFVTNTTGQTTFTSRVTAGEVLSFLLAGNPATKLSTIGGVEALAFLKTGRSPLPQDWPDIELIMVAGSLASDEGTALKLGANFKDEIYDSMYRQLALRQQDHFTLLVMQFHPQSVGRLWLRDRNPLGWPKIDPKYFVAEEDVEYILDGIKAAIRIAQMPALQSIGARLLERPVPGCESLPFASDDYWRCSIRHLSYTLHHQVATCRMGPSSDPSAVVSAQLRVHGMRRLRVVDTSIIPVPPTAHTNAAAFMIGEKAADMIRSDWS; this comes from the coding sequence ATGAAGCGAGATCTCCGTCTAATGGTTTTCAATTCTGGTGCTGCAGTGCCCCAGGACCTGGCCACATACGACTTCATAGTGGTGGGAGCAGGGGCCGCTGGCTGCACGGTCGCCGCTCGTCTCTCGGAGAATCCCGGCTGGAAGGTGGCGCTCCTCGAGGCGGGCGGTGTGGAGAACATTGGCCACTTGACGCCCGTCCTGGCCGGCTATCTGCAGCAGACGGCCTCCAACTGGGGCTACCGCTCCGTGCCGCAGCGCCTCTCCTGCCAGGCCATGAACAACCAGGAGTGCGCCCTGCCCCGCGGCAAGGTCCTGGGCGGCACCAGCTCCATCAACTACATGATCTACAATCGCGGCAACAGGCGGGACTTCGATGGCTGGGCCGCCGCCGGCAACCCCGGCTGGAGCTACGACGAGGTCCTGCCCTACTTCCTGCGCAGCGAGTCCGCCCAGCTGCAGGGGCTGGAGCAGTCGCCGTACCACAACCGCAGCGGACCCCTCAGCGTGGAGTACGTGCGCTTCCGCACCCAGCTGGTGGATGCCTTCGTGGCGGCTTCGGTGGAGGCGGGTCTGCCCCGCACCGACTACAACGGCGAGTCGCAGCTGGGCGTCTCCTATGTGCAGGCCACGACGCGCAACGGCAGGCGGCACAGCGCCTACGCGGCGTACATCAAGCCGGTGCGGGACTACCGCAAGTCCAATCTGCACATCTTCATCTTCTCGCAGGCCACGCGGCTGCTCATCGATGCGGAGACAAGGTCTGCCTACGGCGTGGAGTTCCGCCACAAGGATCGGGTCTATACGTTCAAGGCCCGCAAGGAGGTCATCCTGTCGGCGGGGGCCTTCAACTCCccgcagctgctgatgctgtcggGCATCGGGCCGGCGGACAACCTGAAGGCCATTGGAGTGCCCCTCGTGCAGGCGCTGCCGGTGGGGAAGCGGCTCTACGATCACATGTGCCACTTCGGGCCCACCTTCGTGACCAACACCACGGGCCAGACGACCTTCACGTCCCGCGTGACGGCCGGGGAGGTGCTGTCGTTCCTGCTGGCGGGAAATCCGGCCACGAAGCTCAGCACCATTGGCGGCGTGGAGGCACTGGCCTTCCTGAAGACAGGCCGCTCGCCCCTGCCCCAGGACTGGCCCGACATCGAGCTGATCATGGTGGCGGGCAGCCTGGCCAGTGACGAGGGCACTGCCCTCAAGCTGGGGGCCAACTTCAAGGATGAGATCTACGACAGCATGTACAGGCAGCTGGCCCTCAGGCAGCAGGATCACTTCACCCTTCTGGTGATGCAATTCCATCCGCAGAGCGTCGGCCGCCTCTGGCTGCGGGATCGCAATCCCTTGGGCTGGCCCAAGATCGATCCCAAGTACTTTGTGGCCGAGGAGGATGTGGAGTACATCCTGGATGGCATCAAGGCGGCCATTCGCATCGCCCAGATGCCCGCCCTGCAGTCGATTGGTGCGCGGCTCCTGGAGCGCCCTGTGCCCGGCTGCGAGTCCCTGCCCTTCGCCTCCGACGACTACTGGCGCTGCTCCATCCGGCACCTCTCGTACACGCTGCACCACCAGGTGGCCACCTGTCGCATGGGTCCCTCGAGCGATCCCAGCGCCGTGGTCAGTGCCCAGCTGCGGGTGCACGGCATGAGGCGGCTGCGGGTGGTGGACACGAGCATCATTCCCGTGCCGCCCACGGCCCACACCAATGCGGCGGCCTTCATGATCGGCGAGAAGGCAGCGGACATGATACGCTCCGACTGGAGCTGA
- the LOC117892036 gene encoding glucose dehydrogenase [FAD, quinone]: MGISKQKALRLLLLLEEANGEPGRGRQPELEALRRLGLGNVVNVPLYSDAPRSTYDFVVVGAGAAGCTLAARLSENPQWSVFLVEAGGVENIMHQVPLMAPSLQATASNWGYKSQPQRHACRGMPENRCALPRGKVLGGTSSINYMIYNRGNRRDFDGWAAAGNPGWSYDEVLPYFLRSESAQLQGLEQSPYHNRSGPLSVEDVRHRTRLSHAYVRAAQEAGHPRTDYNGESQLGVSYVQATTLKGRRHSAFRAFIEPIRQQRRNLHILTLARVTRLLIDEATKSAYGVELLHQGRRLRVRARKEVVLSAGAFNSPQLLMLSGIGPADNLKAIGVPLVQALPVGKRLYDHMCHFGPTFVTNTTGQTLFSARLGPPVIKEFLLGRADTFLSSIGGVETLTFLKVPRARTPSTQPDIELIQVAGSLASDEGTALAQGANFKQEIYDKMYKELALRQQDHFTFLIMHFAPASVGRLWLHNRNPLEWPRIDPKYFSAPEDVEYILDGIKAAIRIAQMPALQSIGARLLERPVPGCESLPFASDDYWRCSIRHLSYTLHHQVATCRMGPSSDPSAVVSAQLRVHGMRRLRVVDTSIIPVPPTAHTNAAAFMIGEKAADMIRSDWS; encoded by the exons atGGGGATAAGCAAGCAGAAAGC GCTgagacttttgctgctgttggaagAGGCTAATGGAGAGCCAGGACGAGGCCGGCAGCCCGAACTGGAGGCACTGCGACGCCTGGGCCTCGGGAATGTGGTCAATGTGCCGCTCTACAGCGATG CGCCAAGGAGCACTTACGACTTCGTTGTGGTGGGAGCAGGAGCCGCTGGCTGCACGCTGGCCGCCCGCCTCTCCGAGAACCCCCAGTGGAGCGTGTTCCTGGTCGAGGCCGGCGGCGTGGAGAACATTATGCACCAAGTGCCATTGATGGCACCCTCGCTGCAGGCCACCGCCTCCAACTGGGGCTAcaagtcgcagccgcagcgccaCGCCTGCCGCGGCATGCCTGAGAACCGCTGCGCCCTGCCCCGCGGCAAGGTCCTGGGCGGCACCAGCTCCATCAACTACATGATCTACAATCGCGGCAACAGGCGGGACTTCGATGGCTGGGCCGCCGCCGGCAACCCCGGCTGGAGCTACGACGAGGTCCTGCCCTACTTCCTGCGCAGCGAGTCCGCCCAGCTGCAGGGGCTGGAGCAGTCGCCGTACCACAACCGCAGCGGACCCCTCAGCGTGGAGGACGTGCGGCATCGCACCCGGCTCTCCCACGCCTATGTGCGCGCCGCCCAGGAGGCGGGACATCCGCGCACCGACTACAACGGCGAGTCACAGCTGGGCGTCTCCTATGTGCAGGCCACCACCCTGAAGGGTCGCCGCCACAGCGCCTTTCGCGCCTTCATCGAGCCCATACGGCAGCAGCGCCGCAACCTGCACATCCTCACCCTGGCACGGGTCACCCGACTGCTCATCGACGAGGCCACCAAGTCCGCCTACGGCGTGGAGCTGCTCCACCAGGGCAGGCGTCTGCGGGTGCGTGCCCGCAAGGAGGTCGTCCTCTCGGCGGGGGCCTTCAACTCCccgcagctgctgatgctgtcggGCATCGGGCCGGCGGACAACCTGAAGGCCATTGGAGTGCCCCTCGTGCAGGCGCTGCCGGTGGGGAAGCGGCTCTACGATCACATGTGCCACTTCGGGCCCACCTTCGTGACCAACACCACGGGCCAGACGCTGTTCAGCGCCCGACTGGGTCCCCCCGTGATCAAGGAGTTTCTGCTGGGCCGCGCGGACACGTTCCTCTCGAGCATTGGTGGCGTGGAGACGCTCACCTTCCTGAAGGTGCCACGAGCCCGAACGCCGTCCACGCAGCCAGACATCGAGCTGATTCAGGTGGCCGGGAGCCTGGCCAGCGACGAGGGCACGGCCCTGGCACAGGGCGCCAACTTCAAGCAGGAAATCTACGACAAAATGTACAAGGAGCTGGCCCTCAGGCAGCAGGATCACTTCACCTTTCTGATCATGCACTTTGCCCCCGCCTCGGTGGGTCGTCTCTGGCTGCACAACCGCAACCCCCTCGAGTGGCCACGCATCGATCCCAAGTACTTCTCGGCCCCCGAGGATGTGGAGTACATCCTGGATGGCATCAAGGCGGCCATTCGCATCGCCCAGATGCCCGCCCTGCAGTCGATTGGTGCGCGGCTCCTGGAGCGCCCTGTGCCCGGCTGCGAGTCCCTGCCCTTCGCCTCCGACGACTACTGGCGCTGCTCCATCCGGCACCTCTCGTACACGCTGCACCACCAGGTGGCCACCTGTCGCATGGGTCCCTCGAGCGATCCCAGCGCCGTGGTCAGTGCCCAGCTGCGGGTGCACGGCATGAGGCGGCTGCGGGTGGTGGACACGAGCATCATTCCCGTGCCGCCCACGGCCCACACCAATGCGGCGGCCTTCATGATCGGCGAGAAGGCAGCGGACATGATACGCTCCGACTGGAGCTGA
- the LOC117902560 gene encoding uncharacterized protein LOC117902560, translating to METKEKPHWETDSEPQLETQPEPYSQPQSQQLTDDDLLIGTPTPPMPMRRPRRLAPPMPPEDVLRRSIADNLMQIVVNMANVEYQRQCCEILQVSELAHEAHDKILAALQRIDEQRPGGSK from the coding sequence ATGGAAACAAAGGAGAAGCCACATTGGGAGACCGATTCGGAGCCGCAGCTCGAGACCCAGCCTGAGCCGTACTCGCAGCCGCAATCGCAACAGCTGACGGATGACGACCTGCTGATAGGAACGCCAACGCCGCCTATGCCCATGCGGCGTCCACGTCGCCTGGCGCCACCGATGCCGCCAGAAGATGTGCTGCGTCGCTCCATAGCGGACAACCTCATGCAGATTGTGGTAAATATGGCAAATGTCGAGTACCAGCGACAATGTTGCGAGATTTTGCAGGTGAGCGAGCTGGCGCACGAGGCCCATGACAAGATTCTGGCCGCGCTGCAGCGCATAGACGAGCAGCGGCCAGGTGGTTCCAAATGA